A genomic stretch from Natronomonas gomsonensis includes:
- a CDS encoding aminotransferase class I/II-fold pyridoxal phosphate-dependent enzyme, with protein MDRGFDLEARLQSREERGLRRDLAPVDRVEPRARRVPDPGADVPAFDADAEEMLVFAANDYLGLAGNARLAEAAARTAHKVGTGAGASRLVVGDTSAHRDLEHALVKSKETERALAFSSGYAANVGTITALAPDVIFSDELNHASIIDGCRLSGADIEVYDHCDASDLRATMDRRAREADGEESWLVVTDSVFSMDGDIAPLRMICSAAERHGAWVMVDEAHATGVYDGGVVGQLGLEDRIHVQLGTLSKALGAQGGFVAGNEVLIEYLANAARSFVFSTGLSPPAAGAAQEALRIARETDRPQTLQDHADYLRSGFEDLGFEVLGETHILPVLVGDREDAVALDEALRDRGVLAPAIRPPTVPVGMSRLRVAPTAAHTREQLDRCLDAFEAAGEEVGLR; from the coding sequence ATGGATCGAGGGTTCGACCTCGAAGCACGCCTCCAGTCCCGGGAAGAGCGTGGGCTCCGTCGCGACCTCGCTCCTGTCGACCGTGTCGAGCCGAGGGCTCGCCGGGTGCCCGACCCCGGTGCCGACGTACCGGCCTTCGACGCCGATGCCGAGGAAATGCTGGTGTTCGCAGCCAACGACTACCTCGGGCTCGCGGGAAACGCCAGACTGGCCGAGGCAGCCGCCCGGACAGCCCATAAAGTCGGCACTGGCGCGGGCGCCAGCCGGCTCGTCGTAGGCGATACATCCGCTCACCGCGACCTCGAACACGCATTGGTCAAATCGAAAGAAACCGAGCGTGCGCTGGCGTTCTCCTCGGGGTACGCCGCCAACGTCGGGACGATTACGGCGCTCGCCCCCGACGTGATCTTCTCCGACGAACTCAACCATGCCTCCATCATCGACGGCTGCCGGCTCTCCGGCGCCGATATCGAGGTGTACGACCACTGTGACGCCAGCGACCTCCGGGCGACCATGGATCGCCGTGCCCGCGAAGCAGATGGGGAGGAATCCTGGCTGGTCGTGACAGATTCGGTATTCAGCATGGATGGCGACATCGCTCCACTCAGAATGATATGTTCGGCCGCTGAGCGCCACGGCGCGTGGGTGATGGTCGACGAAGCCCACGCGACGGGCGTGTACGACGGCGGCGTGGTCGGTCAGCTGGGACTCGAAGACCGGATTCATGTCCAGTTGGGGACCCTCTCGAAGGCGCTCGGTGCCCAGGGCGGGTTCGTCGCCGGGAACGAGGTGCTCATCGAGTACCTGGCGAATGCGGCCCGTTCGTTCGTCTTCTCGACCGGGCTCTCCCCGCCTGCGGCGGGTGCCGCACAGGAGGCGCTACGTATCGCACGGGAGACGGACCGCCCCCAGACGCTCCAGGATCACGCCGATTACCTCCGGTCGGGGTTTGAGGACCTCGGCTTCGAGGTGCTCGGTGAGACCCACATCCTGCCCGTGCTGGTCGGAGACCGGGAGGATGCGGTCGCGCTCGATGAAGCGCTCCGCGACCGCGGGGTGCTCGCCCCTGCCATCCGCCCGCCGACCGTTCCGGTGGGGATGTCACGGCTGCGCGTCGCTCCCACAGCCGCTCACACGCGCGAGCAACTCGACCGCTGTCTCGACGCGTTCGAGGCCGCCGGTGAGGAGGTGGGGCTGCGATGA
- a CDS encoding NAD(P) transhydrogenase subunit alpha yields MADIITHLTLFVLAAFLGYSVITKIPATLHTPLMSGANAITGITLVGAVVVAGSGSTTVATVLGFLAVVMATINVVGGYLVSHFMLEDFHGGGR; encoded by the coding sequence GTGGCCGACATCATTACCCACCTGACGCTGTTCGTCTTGGCGGCGTTCCTCGGCTACTCGGTCATAACGAAGATTCCGGCGACGCTGCACACGCCGCTGATGTCTGGAGCCAACGCCATCACGGGGATTACGCTCGTCGGCGCGGTCGTAGTCGCCGGCTCCGGCTCCACGACAGTGGCAACGGTGCTGGGGTTCCTGGCGGTCGTCATGGCGACAATCAACGTCGTCGGCGGTTACCTCGTGAGTCACTTCATGCTCGAAGACTTCCACGGAGGGGGTCGGTAA
- the panB gene encoding 3-methyl-2-oxobutanoate hydroxymethyltransferase — translation MSRLSIPELYEKYESNEPLTMLTAYDAPIAGQVDTSGIDMILVGDSAGDNHLGYDSTLPVTLEEALSLTAAVNRTVENAMLISDLPFLSYGTSIEESVKNAGRFLKEAGADAVKLETAPYGETTIEIIDRLTELGIPVQGHIGLTPQRMNQIGGGYVQGRGHDTSVTLEAIVDTATQLEEAGVFSIVLEAVTEETGKQVTEAVDVPTIGIGSGRYVDGQVLVITDVLGLGGDSLKLSKQYANLDSIIEEAVKTYTKEVREGTFPARENVYDPIDKSD, via the coding sequence ATGTCGCGTTTGTCAATCCCAGAACTGTACGAAAAGTATGAAAGTAATGAGCCATTGACGATGCTGACTGCCTACGATGCTCCAATCGCAGGTCAAGTTGATACTAGTGGAATTGATATGATTCTTGTCGGCGATTCCGCAGGGGACAACCACCTCGGCTACGACTCAACACTACCGGTGACGCTAGAAGAGGCGCTGTCGTTGACTGCAGCTGTTAACCGTACTGTTGAAAATGCAATGCTTATTAGTGATTTACCATTTCTAAGCTACGGAACATCTATCGAAGAGTCAGTCAAGAATGCAGGTCGATTTCTGAAAGAGGCAGGAGCCGATGCTGTGAAGTTAGAAACAGCACCATACGGGGAAACCACAATCGAGATCATCGACCGCCTCACCGAACTCGGAATACCCGTACAAGGCCATATCGGCCTTACCCCCCAGAGAATGAATCAGATCGGCGGAGGGTACGTTCAGGGACGTGGACACGATACATCAGTAACCCTAGAAGCGATCGTGGATACAGCCACTCAATTAGAAGAAGCCGGCGTCTTCTCTATTGTTCTCGAAGCAGTCACTGAGGAAACAGGAAAACAGGTTACTGAAGCGGTAGACGTACCTACTATCGGAATCGGGTCGGGACGGTACGTAGACGGTCAAGTACTGGTCATCACCGATGTCTTAGGTCTCGGTGGTGACTCACTCAAACTTTCAAAACAGTACGCGAATCTTGATTCAATTATCGAGGAAGCTGTAAAGACGTATACCAAGGAAGTACGAGAGGGGACTTTCCCCGCTCGAGAAAACGTATATGACCCAATTGACAAGTCAGACTGA
- a CDS encoding Re/Si-specific NAD(P)(+) transhydrogenase subunit alpha produces the protein MIIGIPRETAEDETRVALVPPAAKDLIEDGHEVCVAATAGEGSDWADADYREVGCDVLEDRETVFERADIIVQVRALGATPGDDVDPYTEGQVVVGQLGPYDLDEELELLADRGVTALALELIPRISRAQSMDALTSQASIGGYKSAIVAAEALPKMYPLQMTAAGTVQPSEVFVVGAGVAGLQAIATADRLGASVRGYDIRLEVKQEVESLGADFVELDLETEGSGDDEGYAREMDDEFLEQQRKELTRVVGESDVVITTAAVPGRPAPELVTTEMVEGMDPGSVIIDLSAATGGNCELTVPDETVEHDGVTIHGPTNLPATVSHHASQLYSNNIANFLENLYDDDTGEIDTDDEIVDSTMLTHAGEVQWTHPAERPDPDEASEDDQNDGSGEEAADVEVDDED, from the coding sequence GTGATAATCGGAATTCCCAGAGAGACCGCTGAAGACGAGACGCGGGTCGCGCTCGTTCCCCCCGCCGCCAAAGACCTAATCGAGGACGGTCACGAGGTCTGCGTCGCTGCGACTGCCGGCGAAGGCTCTGACTGGGCCGACGCCGACTACCGCGAGGTCGGTTGTGATGTCCTCGAGGACCGCGAGACCGTTTTTGAACGCGCAGATATCATTGTGCAGGTCCGAGCACTCGGGGCCACCCCGGGCGACGATGTCGACCCCTACACGGAGGGGCAAGTCGTCGTCGGCCAACTCGGCCCCTATGACCTCGATGAGGAGCTAGAGCTACTGGCCGACCGTGGTGTCACCGCTCTCGCCCTCGAACTCATCCCGCGAATCAGCCGGGCCCAGAGCATGGACGCTCTGACTTCACAAGCGAGCATCGGCGGCTACAAGTCGGCGATCGTGGCCGCCGAGGCGCTCCCGAAGATGTACCCGCTGCAGATGACGGCCGCCGGGACCGTCCAGCCGTCGGAGGTGTTCGTCGTCGGCGCCGGTGTTGCCGGGCTGCAGGCCATCGCGACCGCCGACCGCCTCGGCGCCTCCGTCCGCGGCTACGACATCCGCTTAGAGGTCAAACAAGAGGTCGAAAGCCTCGGCGCTGACTTCGTCGAACTCGACCTCGAGACCGAAGGATCCGGCGACGACGAAGGGTACGCCCGCGAAATGGACGACGAATTCCTCGAACAACAGCGCAAGGAACTGACCCGCGTCGTTGGAGAGTCCGACGTCGTCATCACGACCGCCGCCGTCCCCGGTCGGCCCGCCCCGGAACTGGTCACGACCGAGATGGTGGAGGGAATGGATCCCGGGTCGGTAATCATCGACCTGTCGGCGGCGACGGGAGGGAACTGCGAACTTACCGTTCCAGACGAGACGGTCGAACACGATGGCGTCACGATTCACGGGCCGACGAATTTGCCCGCGACCGTCTCCCACCACGCCAGCCAGCTATACAGCAACAACATCGCGAACTTCCTGGAGAATCTCTACGACGATGACACCGGCGAGATCGATACTGATGACGAGATCGTGGACTCGACAATGCTCACCCACGCCGGGGAGGTGCAGTGGACTCACCCGGCGGAGCGACCCGATCCGGACGAGGCGTCCGAAGATGACCAGAACGACGGTTCTGGCGAGGAGGCCGCCGACGTGGAGGTCGATGATGAAGATTAA
- a CDS encoding transcriptional regulator: protein MNDINFAVIGTGGIGRRALEVSADKDELTPIAACDRHGVAVNHDGLDVDELLAATEGNIASDGGTTVESGGGGIKEHGDDKGVVASAEAVPTETPIEAIIAEHEAIDAVLIALPNLEHDFIPNVAERFANAGYEGVLVDVLKRSRVIGMLDDREEQLEESGITFVCGAGATPGLLTGAAALAAQSFIEIEEVEIWWGVGLKSGYEDNRGTVREDIAHLPDYDIESARVLSDEEIEEIVDAHDGVIEFNDMEHADDVLLERAGICDAEDVTVGGVLDLRNDEKPTTTTVKVTGRTFDGEVGTNTFELDDDTSMEANVNGPALGYLKAAVRRNWTGDYGVYGPAELMPGF, encoded by the coding sequence ATGAACGACATCAACTTCGCCGTTATCGGCACTGGTGGTATCGGCCGTCGCGCACTCGAAGTCTCCGCGGACAAAGACGAACTCACCCCTATCGCAGCCTGCGACCGCCATGGGGTTGCCGTCAACCACGACGGCCTTGATGTGGACGAACTGCTGGCCGCGACGGAGGGGAACATCGCTTCCGACGGCGGGACTACCGTTGAATCCGGCGGTGGCGGCATCAAGGAACACGGCGACGACAAGGGCGTCGTCGCCTCCGCAGAGGCAGTGCCGACGGAGACGCCTATCGAGGCCATCATCGCGGAACACGAGGCCATCGACGCGGTACTCATCGCGCTGCCGAACCTCGAACACGACTTCATCCCGAATGTCGCCGAGCGCTTCGCGAACGCAGGCTACGAGGGCGTCCTCGTCGACGTGCTCAAGCGTTCACGTGTCATCGGCATGCTCGACGACCGTGAGGAACAACTGGAAGAATCAGGCATCACATTTGTCTGCGGTGCGGGCGCGACACCCGGCCTCCTCACGGGCGCGGCGGCACTCGCCGCCCAGTCGTTCATCGAGATCGAGGAGGTCGAAATCTGGTGGGGCGTCGGCCTCAAGTCCGGCTATGAAGACAACCGTGGCACCGTCCGCGAGGACATCGCCCATCTCCCCGACTACGATATCGAATCGGCACGCGTCCTTTCGGACGAGGAGATCGAGGAAATCGTCGACGCTCACGACGGCGTCATCGAGTTCAACGACATGGAGCACGCCGACGACGTGCTTCTCGAACGGGCGGGTATCTGCGACGCTGAGGACGTGACCGTCGGCGGCGTCCTTGACCTTCGCAACGACGAGAAGCCCACAACGACGACCGTCAAAGTCACCGGTCGCACGTTCGATGGCGAGGTCGGTACCAACACGTTCGAACTCGACGACGACACGAGCATGGAAGCCAACGTGAACGGCCCTGCACTCGGCTACCTGAAGGCTGCCGTCCGCCGCAACTGGACCGGCGATTACGGCGTCTACGGGCCTGCCGAGCTCATGCCCGGGTTCTGA
- a CDS encoding IclR family transcriptional regulator, with the protein MGTTNDTKRTVKAAETTFTILETLKRHDGMRLTELASELGMAKSTVHRYLQTLLQKQYLVKDANMYHVSLRFLDLGEYARNRQEGYQMAKQKVEEVAEETQERAQFIVEEHGQAVYVHRKAGTHAVQTDPGIGKRIDLHSTSAGKAIIAEWSDEEIQAFVDHWGLPSRTSHTITDFETLMETVDDIRDCGYAVNRQENIEGLCAIGVSICGPDDEVIGALSVSAPTNRMKGDWFEQELPDMLLGITNEIELNIRYS; encoded by the coding sequence ATGGGGACAACAAACGATACCAAACGAACGGTCAAGGCGGCCGAGACCACGTTCACAATACTCGAAACACTGAAGCGGCACGATGGGATGCGGTTGACCGAACTCGCGTCCGAGTTAGGGATGGCAAAGAGCACCGTCCATCGATACCTGCAGACCCTCCTCCAGAAACAGTACTTGGTCAAGGACGCGAATATGTATCATGTTAGTCTTCGATTCTTGGATCTTGGAGAGTACGCTCGGAATAGACAGGAAGGGTACCAGATGGCGAAACAGAAGGTCGAGGAAGTTGCTGAAGAGACTCAAGAGCGTGCTCAGTTCATCGTCGAAGAACACGGTCAGGCGGTCTACGTCCACCGCAAAGCCGGCACCCATGCGGTCCAGACAGACCCAGGTATCGGGAAACGTATAGATCTCCATTCGACATCCGCCGGGAAAGCCATCATCGCAGAGTGGTCCGACGAAGAGATTCAGGCTTTCGTTGACCACTGGGGACTGCCCTCACGGACATCACATACTATCACTGATTTTGAAACGCTCATGGAGACAGTTGACGACATTCGTGACTGTGGGTACGCCGTGAACCGGCAAGAAAACATTGAAGGACTCTGTGCGATTGGTGTCTCTATCTGTGGCCCTGACGACGAGGTCATCGGTGCACTGAGCGTTTCCGCCCCCACGAACCGGATGAAGGGTGACTGGTTCGAGCAGGAACTCCCCGATATGCTCCTCGGAATTACCAACGAGATCGAACTCAACATCCGGTACTCGTAA
- a CDS encoding DUF7260 family protein, producing MERGNNILKQAITLVKQERSSINAEQCAFEAFRESVSRARPATAGGGTQTRSLLEAYKERVMSTPDFESAYDEPVSESLEAEFSPSLASALQENEPVTQQFKRNLLVETTAAIDSRTRFLQALEAEHESIRTVQKTVIDIDDTLQELPVCSLQCLQFERFVDVWETCEQAVERCDRRSEQRQCHIADRQTTDNRTNIGTHALNAYLYDDIETRFPALYALAETRRCIEQYRGGVTRPASHTSDGNRDCGSRILSN from the coding sequence ATGGAGCGAGGAAATAACATATTGAAGCAAGCAATCACGCTTGTCAAACAAGAGCGTTCATCAATTAACGCAGAGCAATGTGCTTTCGAGGCGTTCCGCGAGTCGGTCAGCCGAGCCCGACCGGCCACTGCCGGCGGTGGAACACAGACCAGAAGCCTACTCGAAGCATACAAAGAGAGGGTTATGTCGACGCCGGATTTCGAATCTGCCTACGACGAACCGGTTTCTGAAAGTCTCGAAGCAGAGTTCTCGCCGTCGCTGGCGAGTGCGCTCCAAGAGAACGAACCAGTGACCCAGCAGTTCAAACGTAATCTACTGGTCGAGACGACCGCAGCTATCGATTCGCGAACCCGATTTCTCCAAGCGCTGGAGGCCGAACACGAATCGATTCGAACCGTTCAGAAGACCGTTATAGACATCGATGACACGCTTCAGGAACTGCCGGTCTGTTCGTTACAATGTCTCCAGTTCGAGCGGTTCGTCGATGTCTGGGAGACCTGTGAACAAGCTGTCGAGCGATGCGACAGACGTTCCGAACAGCGACAATGCCACATCGCCGACCGTCAGACCACCGACAATCGTACGAACATCGGGACACACGCGCTTAACGCCTACCTCTACGACGATATCGAAACTCGATTTCCAGCGTTGTATGCCCTCGCCGAAACCCGACGATGTATCGAACAATATCGTGGTGGGGTGACCAGACCGGCTAGCCATACATCCGATGGCAACCGCGACTGTGGCTCCAGAATATTGTCGAATTGA
- the bioD gene encoding dethiobiotin synthase has protein sequence MSLFVLGTGTGVGKTVITAGLVGWFRDRGRDAVGIKPAQTGFPPDDDAGFVAEAAGSEDASICPRYLEPALAPAVAADVEDVALSYDEILQGCRRELEAADPGIVEGIGGLRVPLAEGMEVVDLATDLGLPTLVVARSGLGTLNHSALTVKALERRGLDVCGVVLNDYAGETLAERTNPDVLESMVDLPVYTVPGLDLDTPGEAVTAVKENLPLSVLPE, from the coding sequence ATGAGTCTCTTCGTGCTTGGCACCGGGACAGGTGTCGGCAAGACCGTCATCACCGCCGGCCTCGTGGGCTGGTTCCGCGACCGCGGCCGCGATGCGGTCGGTATCAAGCCCGCACAGACCGGCTTTCCACCGGACGACGACGCCGGCTTCGTCGCCGAAGCCGCGGGAAGCGAGGACGCCAGTATCTGCCCGCGCTATCTCGAACCCGCGCTTGCCCCGGCAGTTGCCGCAGATGTAGAAGATGTCGCCCTCTCTTACGACGAGATCCTACAGGGTTGTCGGCGCGAACTAGAGGCTGCCGACCCGGGTATCGTCGAAGGGATTGGCGGTCTCCGGGTGCCGCTCGCTGAGGGGATGGAGGTCGTCGACCTAGCCACCGATCTCGGATTACCGACGCTCGTAGTCGCACGCTCGGGACTCGGCACGCTCAATCACAGCGCGCTGACCGTCAAGGCTCTCGAACGGCGCGGTCTTGACGTGTGCGGTGTCGTCCTCAACGATTACGCTGGCGAAACGCTCGCCGAGCGGACGAACCCCGACGTACTCGAATCGATGGTCGATCTGCCTGTGTACACAGTGCCGGGACTCGACCTGGACACGCCGGGCGAAGCGGTGACAGCGGTAAAGGAAAACCTTCCGCTGAGCGTATTACCTGAATAG
- a CDS encoding NAD(P)(+) transhydrogenase (Re/Si-specific) subunit beta — MVELFSDSVLRLIYLLAAILFIQGLRDMTHPRTAVRGNLTSAGGMLIAVAATVLWFEILSPAVLIGGLAVGGLVGAGLAIKVEMTEMPQLVGVFNGFGGGASALVAGAELIEFQTTTAGAFPADLAIAAAASGIIGAVTFTGSMVAAGKLHGLISGSAIRYTGEHVVKALLLGVAVLAGAYIVIQPDLLAGVLQGAVVPAFWVLIAAASILGVMLVISIGGADMPVVIALLNAYSGLAAAGTGFVLSNTALIIAGTLVGAAGMILTVIMCESMNRSLANVLFGGFGETATSEEMDDIYEGNITETSPEELEMLLDTANRVVIVPGYGMAVAQAQHAVAEFAELLDEDGVEVEFGIHPVAGRMPGHMNVLLAEADVPYDKMKELEEINPTFSQTDVVIVIGANDVVNPRANEADGSPISGMPVLNVYEAGTVVVNKRSLSPGFSGIPNPLFARDNTVMLFGDGKQSMQEVVAEYKENR, encoded by the coding sequence ATGGTTGAGTTATTCTCCGATTCGGTCCTCCGGCTAATCTACCTGTTAGCGGCAATCCTGTTCATTCAGGGGCTTCGCGACATGACTCACCCCAGGACCGCGGTCCGGGGGAACCTCACCTCGGCGGGCGGGATGCTAATCGCCGTCGCCGCCACGGTCCTGTGGTTCGAGATTCTCTCACCGGCGGTGCTAATCGGCGGGCTTGCGGTCGGTGGGCTCGTCGGTGCCGGCCTTGCGATCAAAGTGGAGATGACCGAAATGCCGCAACTCGTCGGCGTCTTCAACGGCTTCGGCGGCGGGGCCTCCGCACTCGTCGCTGGCGCCGAGCTGATCGAGTTCCAGACGACGACGGCTGGGGCGTTCCCGGCCGACCTGGCTATCGCGGCCGCCGCCTCGGGAATTATCGGGGCCGTCACGTTCACCGGGAGTATGGTCGCCGCTGGGAAACTCCACGGCCTGATCTCCGGATCGGCGATCCGCTACACCGGCGAACACGTCGTCAAGGCCCTGTTACTCGGGGTTGCCGTCCTCGCAGGCGCCTACATCGTCATCCAGCCCGATCTGCTGGCGGGCGTCCTCCAAGGGGCGGTCGTCCCGGCGTTCTGGGTACTTATCGCCGCTGCGTCGATTCTCGGCGTGATGCTCGTCATCTCGATCGGCGGCGCCGACATGCCGGTCGTCATCGCGTTGCTGAACGCCTACTCCGGGCTAGCTGCCGCAGGGACCGGTTTCGTCTTGAGTAACACCGCGCTGATCATCGCCGGGACGCTCGTGGGCGCTGCCGGGATGATCCTCACGGTCATCATGTGTGAGTCGATGAACCGGTCGCTCGCCAATGTGCTGTTCGGCGGCTTCGGCGAGACGGCCACCTCGGAGGAGATGGACGACATCTACGAGGGCAACATCACCGAGACGTCCCCAGAGGAACTCGAGATGCTGCTCGATACGGCCAACCGCGTCGTTATCGTGCCCGGGTACGGGATGGCAGTCGCGCAGGCCCAGCACGCTGTCGCCGAATTCGCCGAGCTGCTCGATGAGGACGGCGTCGAGGTGGAGTTCGGCATTCACCCCGTCGCTGGCCGAATGCCTGGCCACATGAACGTGCTGCTGGCCGAGGCGGACGTTCCCTACGACAAGATGAAGGAACTCGAGGAGATTAATCCGACGTTCTCCCAGACGGACGTCGTCATCGTCATCGGCGCGAACGACGTCGTGAATCCGCGGGCCAACGAGGCCGATGGCAGCCCCATCTCCGGGATGCCAGTGTTGAACGTCTACGAAGCCGGCACCGTCGTCGTGAACAAGCGGAGTCTCAGCCCTGGCTTCTCGGGCATTCCGAACCCCCTGTTCGCCCGGGACAACACGGTAATGCTGTTCGGCGACGGCAAGCAGTCGATGCAGGAGGTCGTTGCCGAGTACAAGGAGAACAGATGA
- the rdfA gene encoding rod-determining factor RdfA: protein MTSKQKSKVNDDSEANHQQSKVKRVIVDRGLGDIGSELEHHWTADDNAGMSLRELEDFFNQRVLHEAMENAGMQVLDGEAENLYKLLTSDEVSAGSRVRAERRLEREEIDTESLTSDFVSHQAIHTYLTKYRDASAPESNVSENPETEQDTIHRLQNRMVAVTANSLRSLREKERITLGDFDVIVNIQIRCSDCGTQLTVSEIFNRGGCEC, encoded by the coding sequence ATGACTAGCAAACAAAAATCAAAGGTGAACGACGATTCCGAGGCAAACCACCAACAGAGCAAGGTTAAGAGAGTTATTGTGGACAGAGGATTGGGTGACATCGGATCGGAACTTGAACATCACTGGACTGCAGATGATAATGCGGGAATGAGTCTTCGCGAACTCGAAGATTTCTTTAACCAACGAGTTTTACATGAAGCGATGGAGAACGCCGGGATGCAGGTACTCGACGGCGAAGCTGAGAATCTATACAAGTTACTGACCAGCGACGAGGTGAGTGCCGGCAGTCGTGTGCGGGCCGAACGGCGGCTCGAACGCGAGGAGATCGACACCGAGTCACTCACGTCGGATTTTGTCTCACATCAAGCGATTCACACTTACCTAACGAAATATCGAGATGCGTCTGCACCAGAGTCGAATGTCTCGGAGAATCCCGAGACGGAACAAGATACAATACATCGTCTCCAGAACCGTATGGTCGCTGTCACTGCCAATAGCCTCAGGTCTCTCCGAGAGAAAGAACGAATCACACTCGGGGACTTTGATGTGATCGTCAATATCCAAATCCGGTGCAGTGATTGCGGGACCCAGCTGACCGTGAGCGAAATTTTCAACCGCGGGGGTTGTGAGTGCTAG
- the bioB gene encoding biotin synthase BioB: MVYETGNRTVDDAVARVLDGETLDRRDGLALIAQPVEPLAEGADYVRSQLGDDTVDACSIVNAKAGNCAEDCGFCAQSVHFDTGIDTYGFLDPEEILKAAKQAERDGAQRFGVVVAEKGVSKENRPDEWDDVIRAIRLVRDETDVEVDASLGILTEEEAAILADEGLNHYNHNIETSPRFFPEIVGTHDFEDRVKTLEVAKEAGMDLCAGVILGMGESPTDRVDAAIALQDIGVSSLPVNILNPVAGTMFDDREEALISTTETIKTIAVYRLLHPHARVRLTGGREVNFAEDEQHLPFEAGADGILTGNYLTTEGQSPGDDIEMMEQAGMEPNTEVNNFDPEEVKSRGDDSADPADTAVGTATSKAEPSDD, from the coding sequence GTGGTTTACGAGACAGGAAATCGCACCGTCGACGACGCTGTCGCCCGCGTACTCGACGGCGAGACACTCGACCGCCGGGATGGACTCGCACTGATTGCCCAGCCGGTCGAGCCCCTCGCCGAGGGAGCGGACTACGTCCGCTCCCAGCTCGGCGACGACACTGTCGACGCGTGTTCCATCGTGAATGCGAAGGCGGGAAATTGCGCAGAGGACTGTGGGTTCTGTGCGCAGTCAGTCCACTTCGACACTGGTATCGACACCTACGGCTTTCTTGACCCCGAAGAAATCCTCAAGGCGGCCAAGCAGGCCGAACGCGACGGCGCTCAGCGCTTTGGTGTCGTCGTGGCCGAGAAAGGCGTCTCCAAGGAAAATCGCCCCGACGAGTGGGACGACGTCATCCGCGCAATCCGCTTAGTACGAGACGAAACCGACGTCGAAGTCGACGCCTCCCTCGGGATTCTTACCGAAGAAGAGGCCGCGATTCTTGCGGACGAAGGGCTCAATCACTACAACCATAATATCGAAACCTCGCCGCGGTTCTTCCCCGAAATCGTCGGGACTCATGACTTCGAAGACCGCGTGAAGACGCTCGAAGTCGCCAAAGAAGCCGGCATGGACCTCTGTGCCGGCGTCATCCTAGGTATGGGCGAATCGCCCACCGACCGCGTGGATGCGGCCATCGCGCTCCAGGATATCGGCGTCTCCTCGCTCCCCGTCAACATCCTCAATCCGGTCGCCGGGACAATGTTCGACGACCGAGAGGAAGCACTCATCTCCACGACGGAGACCATCAAGACCATCGCGGTCTACCGGCTGCTCCACCCGCACGCGCGAGTGCGACTCACCGGCGGCCGCGAGGTCAACTTCGCTGAGGACGAGCAACACCTTCCCTTCGAGGCCGGCGCGGATGGCATCCTCACCGGGAACTACCTCACAACCGAGGGCCAGTCCCCCGGCGACGACATCGAGATGATGGAGCAGGCCGGCATGGAGCCCAATACCGAGGTCAACAATTTCGACCCGGAAGAAGTGAAATCCCGTGGCGACGATTCGGCCGACCCCGCGGACACGGCGGTCGGGACAGCCACGAGCAAGGCGGAACCGTCTGATGACTAA